In Ciconia boyciana chromosome 1, ASM3463844v1, whole genome shotgun sequence, the genomic stretch TGCTGATGGATAGAGTTCTAACAGACAAGTTGTTTTCTCTAGTCCACCTGTATATGTAGGCAGACAAGAGTTATCTGgatgaaaatcaaaatttcaGTACTTCCTGCAGATGGTAAAACCCAACTTATTGTGCTATCCTAGCCCAGCTGAACAAATGCAGAGTTGGTCATCATCAATGCAGTAATTGGCATAGCTAGACCAACAATGTGGGGGACTGATTATTCATGGTAGAACACACAAACATCATTACGTCTAGCTGAAGACACTGGACACCTGACAGATTTATGGGCATCAGTGTGGACACTCCGATCAGTCCAAGCAACTTATATGGAAACGAAATCTAAGAGTTGAAATTGGCAAAGGAGGTCACTCCAAattccagagctgcctttctGTAACCCTCTCAGTCACAGGTCTCTGCTACAACTATGCTGTCAGTGGATGGGCTCACAATGAGTTGCCTTGCACTCATGAGATGGATGAAGTTTGAATTCCAGTATTAAAGCAACAAGTGTTCCTCTAGAAGTTTGTTAGAGCAATCTACCAACTTGTTTGAATTGTCACCAAGCAAAACCAGCCCAAAACCAGAGAACAGGTTGACACAATTCCACTTGTTCACACTGATTTGCTGCTACAGTATTTCCCTTACAGAGAAATACTTGTTCTTCTATCTTAACAGCAAAATCCCACAACACAGAAGGCTATCTTGGAATCAAAGGGCTCTCTGTTTATGCATAATACACGTTAAAATTCACCTGTTAAAATTCGATGCAATGGCAAAGTGATGTAAGTTAAGTGTGCATAGAGTAGAAAGTTTTCATCTGTTCTGTTCAGCTTCAGCCATGAGCCCACCAGAGACCGTCCTGTTCCAGATAAGGACCGTGACCTCAGATTTGTCGCATTGTGCAGATCTGTAAAGGTAGAAGACAGCAAGCTTAAAGTGATGGTACTTTCTGGGTTTTATTGGAAGACCCAATGAAAGcttctgaaagtaaaaaaaaaaagcctactaTTCATTGTCTAGACAGAAATCACATGCAGGTcactattattactatttttattttttttaaattactcagATCTTGCCCAGCACAGAATTCACCATTTACATTGAAGCTAATGAATTATAtcagcagctggcagcagcagtaaACCATTATCCACTAACAGACCAGCCAGGAGAGGGAATGAAGCCTTTGCTGCCACACTGCACAAGCAGAATCCTAACCCAGCCTTCCCTCATATACAAAATAATAGAATATCCCTACAATTAAGTAGTTACTCATGCAGAAATTCACTAGTGTAAGACAAGGAAAATTGTATCTTATGAAGAAAATTGACATCTACAAGACAGGGGGAGTGTCAGCGTTAATAAGCCAGTTTACTGCAGATTTCCATGCATCCCCCAAGCCAAACCTGGCATCAGCAATGCCATTCTTCCCATAATTAGTTTAGAGGTCcacaaataacttttaaaacaaaaagatgctGAGTTCCCTGTAGGCTAGAGGCCATTTTTATAGATGCAGGTCTCTCCCACAGCCAGGAATGCACATGCCATATATTTTGAGTGTTTCTAAACTTTCCCTCCATTCCCCTGTAAAAATCAGCCCTGTCCCACAGTGCTAAAAGCAGATGTTGAACTGAACACAATTCTGACCCAGAGTGATCCAAGCTTTGGGATTCATCTGTTTAAAAGCGGGTCCTAATTCACACAAAGAGGCcctagcaaaggaaaaatacgTAGTGGTAGCTACTCTAGCAAGATGCATAACAAcgtgggagggaaaaaaaaaagaagaagaatgtgtatcttgttttccctccttccctgtaAATGTGTATAGCCAAGCAGTCTATTCCCTTCTCCCCACGCATTACCACTATGCCAAGAGCACTGTGGTGATTGGGTCAGAAGGACCTGACTCCAGTAGCTGGAATAAATACAATTCTTCTACTGTGTCATGCTCGCACACAGCAAAAGCAAGTGAAGTGGGCCCTCATGGGCTGTTACTGTCCAGAACAGGTCTGTCTGCATTGCGGGCAggtctgcagcagcactggccaAACCAAGGACACTGCTGATCTTTAGACAAGCAAGTTATCCTCCACCCACGAGGCCAAGATGCCCCAGAATCTCTCTGCTAGGTGAAATGAAGTCAGCTTTCCCACTCTGAAGTGACAATTTCACCActgcagctcctgagcaaaCACTGATAGGACACTCAGGTTTCTGAAATTtgtaaaatctcattttagttACTTCTTGTAGAAATCTCACCTTTGAATAAATGAAACTTCCTAGCATAAGCTGTTAAAATATAcctctatttatttttaggacCAGGAACAATAAGGTCAAAACATTTATAACTAAGTGAAACCACACTTCTCGGTATTTTATATACGTTCTATAAGATGTCAGAAAACCTGGAATTTGTTCATTCCATAAATATactagaaggaaaagaaaatgaaaataagaagaatGTTCATCATTACGATTATGTATGCTAGGATCAGACCCTGCAAAACAATACTGAacagacaccaccaccacctatGAAGGCTGCTGGATAAATGCTTTGAACTCCATTCTATCCTGTGCACCCTCCAGGAGAAAGACATCAAAAGCAGGACTCCATCTGGGAAAGCTGCCCTTCTCCCCAGACGATGTAGTAATTGACCCAAGCCCTACCCTTTGCCTAGTAAAACATGCTAAAACACATCTCATTTGAAATAACGCAAGTTTTGACTAGGcaaattaaggaaaaagagatgaggAAAAGTTTCTATTGATGGAACCCTGAATTAGTTACAACCAGTCTAAGTTGCACAGAATTTGAATTAAACATTATCACTTAagcttgttttttaatgtgtaattCCTCACTAGCTAAGCTCATCCAGTACCGCTGATGGGTAATACCTTTGCTACTACAAACAGAACTTGTGATCTGGAAATTACCTTTGTGTTTATCTATTAGCACGTCAACAGATAGTTAGATGTTTTGGCTTTTCTACTGAATTGTTTTCAAACATATGAAAAGCAGTTTGGACTTTGACATTTGTGAGCTTCCCACCTAACAAAACTGCAATATGATTGGATTTATACACTATATTCTGAATCAGACTCAATTTTTTATCTTGTTGGTTGTTTCATACTGAGTAACTAGAATTCAAAGGAAGAGTTCCACAAGGCGTTAAACCATTATATAAACAAATTcattaggttttctttttagagagTTCAGAACTGATCCCAAGCCAGTGGAAGTAAATGCCTTTTCACCAACTTCAACCAACTCTGGATCTAATCAGGGAATTCAGAAAACTTGTCCATGACACCATGCTCTGCTCTACCCCATTACATTGTGATATTTGGAAGAGTGCCACCTGAGAGTGTGGTATCTGTGAAAGAGGGAGGATCTTTGCCGCTCAAGTTTCTCTCAAATGGGTCTATATAAAAGCAGGAGATaagttttaaacatatttaGGAATTGTTGGTCTCCAACCTTCAAAGAGATGCTAAGCCTGTGAATAACCCCACTTTCAGAGTGGCACTGGTGTTGGACTTTCTGTGGAGCTAGGTTTTTTCCACACTGCAAACCTTTTGGAAAATCCGGCACTGGGATCCCTTTCCATAGCTCTGTGCTCCCTCCAGACAAGTCTGGTTAGTTGATATTACTTCTCTCACCTCCACCATCATCATCTCTGAAGAACTCCTCGCTGTCATTTGCCGAGTGGGATTTTTTCATCTCAGCAATTCGATTTCGGGGCACTTTCCTCTtgagggatggggagaaaaatgaTGGGCGATTGTTGCGTTCTGGAGTTGGCGGTGTGCTGAAAGAAGTGACCTGAAAGGGAAATAGAAGAAATGCTAgagaaagttttgtttaaaaagttctATGCTTCtagaaagaaataatcaaatatGTGCCACGAGGCAGTCACATGTGTAAAAGTCAGAATCATGACTGGTGTCTAGTTGTAAGTTATATCAGAGTGGCCAGAGAATGTCAACTGAACAGTTCTCAGCTTCAAGATGATCatcaagatgaaaatattttgatatatcATCACCATCAACTATTacatgaataatgaaaaatctcTCTCCTCAACTGATCACATTTAACAAGGATTTATAGTCATAAAGgaacaaaatacagattaataATTTAGGCACCAAGAATGTCAATAATTTTTGAACGTTGAAATTCAGAAGACTTAATAGGCTAAGAATGTATTGTTCTGGACGTACTAAGATTGTGCATCTTAATTTCTTTGGCAAACACAAGACAGTGGTTTCCCTGCTTAGAAGGATGCCACATGGGATTACTGTGAAAGGTCATGGTGTCTCTGTGAAGCAGGATTACAAGGAACTTACTCAACCAAAGATGCTGACACAAAAGTGAAGTCAATGTACAATTATATTTATATCACATTTCAATATGGGATGGGGAAAAACAAGTTGAGAGGCCCCTGATGATTTGGTTAGTCTAAGTGATGACAAATACAAGGATATAATTGTCTATGGTGAAACACGGGTTAGGGATGAAACTATAGAGACACCCATCCTTCAGAGCAGTAGTTGCTCTTGCGTAAACCACGATTATAGTCAACCATAtctatttcagaaagaattGAGAGGCAGTGCTTATGTACTGGTTTTGCtagtaatattttaatagtttcatttaaaattaaaaaaaaaagggataacTACTTTGCTAATGGAGGTGAGCAATTTctaccttttccttccttctttataAAGTTAATTTAACAATCCCATTACTCTTTCTGAGATGAGATCTGATATTGCTCACATCTGTCCATACAAATAAGGAGGAAGGTGACATGTGAGTGAGAATGACAGACAAGCCAGGTTGGTGTTGCACTGCAGAAACACTCTATTTAGTGTACTTGATCTCTAATTTGTGTGTgtctctatttttaattctgaagcCGTTTCATAATTACACCTGGAGGGAAAACCAGAAACAGACAAATCACCACTAAAACCATTACCAAAAAGCAATGATAATATATTATCACatgtattttgacattttacAGTTGACACTGGAAGTCTTGGAGCCAAAAGATCAGAAAGTCCCTCTGGCCTGATTTCTCCAGGCTGTATCTCTATTTTAGACAGCATGCACATCTGGTTAACAagctctgtgctggcagctcattttgccttttaggaagccaggaaacaaaaattacaCAGCTTGCATGGAGACCTTTAGAAGCAGACCTGCAGAACTTTGAACTACACAGATTAGCTATGTTACACAGGAAACCAGACTAGAATCCATCAGGAACTGCCCAGCCCAGGTCAGGACACATCTGTGCAGGTATTTTGAAGACATGTTGCCTAATCCCCATTAACTAGGTAAAATGCCTTAATGGAAAACAAGGATCAGGACTGAATAAGGGCCAAATCAGCATCTATGGATTGATTCTATTGGTATTTTGCTGCACTTGtattaaaattaagcatatgcATAAATATGGTACTGCATCTCGATCCGTAATCTTTGCTTTAATATTATACAGGCTTCACGTTGGCAGCATTCATCAGTGGCAAAATCTCCTAACAGTACCATGTCCTGTGAGGTTTAGCAAGCAACCTACATAACATACGAATTCCACGTTTCTAGGTAAATCCCATCTTGTACAGAAATGGAATCTATtaattttcatagaaaacaGGCAGAATCATCATTTTCCCTGGCATCAACATTGCTGTTGTTTCAACAAAGCACTCCTCCAGAAGTATGAATCATCCAGTCATCTCTGTATTCAGTATTTGCTCAAGGGAAACTGTGCTAAAAATCCATCTGCGTATACTCAGTATGTTCAAAATATATACAAGCAAGCCTAAATTCAGAACCCTGATAAGAGTTAATCCCAGCTTCAGTCCGTCTACTGGCTTTGGAAGAAAACTTGTTCATGCTTAAGGTCAAGTCAGTATTTCCATCTGCTACTTACTCTCTCATGCACCGGGGATTCTGGATTTGAATCTTCTTCTGTCCCATACGGTGAAGTGTCACCAGTAGAAACTCTACTCACTGCCATCTCCGCATGTCCTTTCCCTTGTGGCCCTTTCATTCGGACAAACTCCATGTTGTTATATTTATAAAAGCCGAAAGACATTCTTTGAGCCATCTTAGCTGCAACACTCACCTACAATGCATCAAGACAGGAGAGAAAACCATGTAATATCACCTCcatgtttcaaaaaaataacactCTCTGAAAGCAGTTATCTAAGAATAAGTCAAACCCATAATGGGTACTGATCATTATCTTgatttttaagaagcattttaagCCACAATCTGAAGTGATCTCCAAAAGGGAAGCAATTTTACAGATACAAAAACAGAGGCTCAGAATAGAATCAACTCCTTGAGCTATCCAAAAGGCAGAGTTACGCAATGGCACGCTGAGATGAAACAAAAGGTTTTTATCCAGACCCGTACAATGTGGCACACCAGAGCACAAGCAGACATACACACAACACAGCCTGTGCAGGGACACTCATTTGAGTTTGAAAAGCAATGGATACACACACGAGACGCTTCAAATTAGTAAAGTGCACTGCACAATTCTGGCACTACTTTGTGGCAAGTCAATTCAGACATTTGTGTGTCCACACTGTCAAGGCCCAAGCATAAAGAACCAGCCCCCATGCACAACTAACCTGCATTGCATTGCTCACTGCAAAACCCTGACAGCTTTTGAACCCTCTCAACAGACAGAAGGGCTCAGTTTCCAGTTAACACAACTGAAAACTGaactgagaactgaaaaaaggaacagaCCAATATGAAAACAGTCAAGGTTTTGCCAAGTGAAATACGTAGGACTTATCCATAAGTTTAAGTGGTTTATCACAACTTTCAACAGTTTATCGCCTGAAAGGGCCAAGATGCTCATCATGTAACACAACTCGTATTGTACtaaaaattaatacagacaCAACTGAAATCAAGTAACCTTCAAAAGCATAGAGCAATTGCTTCTGTTCTGTTAAAAGAATGGTCAAATTTCAAGTTTTGCCTTTGGCCATAATTGAGTATTTGAAGAGctaacaattttatttcatctaaCAAAACAATGTAAAGTAGCTGTGTGGTCAACAGAACATTCCTCAGCTATGAGGTGACTTTACCACATCAAATCTTGTCTTTCCACTGCAGGGCTTTCTTCTTACGTTGTCTTTAGTGATTCTGCACTCCCATGCATTTTAATAACCCACCTGCTGATCGTGTGAGGCCATAAGATGATGATGGGACAGAGAAACAATTTCAGTTTCATGTTCTCTCGAAAAACTGCTAGAAGAGTATAACTACTCAcatttaaaacaggaagaagggaaattaTTCAGGACCTCTCCTGACAAGGGTAGGAACAAAGGTAAATGAAGTTTAGAGTTACAGTAGATattgtggggatttttttttgtttgtttcttaaaatgtctCAGGACTGCTTTAGTAACAAACTTTGAGAAGTTTATTGGCTCTTGCACTCTCTTGGCTTCAGCACAAAGTACTGAATTTGAAGCTGAAAGTGCTGGCATTTCATGTTTCTgtaggaaagcaaagaaagcttCTTTCTGTGGCAGTGAAACTACAGTGGTCTTTCGAAAATAGCTGTGAGTACAAAACacactaaagaaaaacatgttttacatATAGCAAGGTAGTTATCAGAGTTTAAGATCTCCCTGCAAAACACGCCTTCTCTGAATTAACTAGAAATATCTATGTCCtttcaagaaaatgaaggagCTCCCAGAACTCTGTTATTCAGATCCATTCCTGTGTCATGCTCTTGACTACTTATCAACTTCACTCCTTTTGACAAACACCAGAGTGATATATCCTGATCTGAATACTCTCAGCTGTCTGGGCCAAAATCATTAGTTTTCAGGTAACTTTCAAAGCCAAAAGACAGGCTACGATGCAGATGATCTAAGAGGACAAAAAGCTAACAGCctcagcagcaaagaaaaactgtgGTCAGAGTATCATTGTTGCAAAGGATGTTGTCTTTCAGAAGCACCTCACCCTGTTGTCATAGACCTTCTTGAGTGCTTCATAGCGGATGGACCCCTGAAAAATCACCCCTTGGAAGGTGTTGCTTTTGTCACTGGCCACCAGCTCCACACAGAccatttctccttctcccacagTCATGTCACTGAAAACCTGCCAAAGATGCAAGATGAAACACTTCAAGTCAAACTGCAGCTGTTAAAGTTCAAATATATTCAGATTCCCATGATTCTCCTTAGGCAGTTTCAATGTAAATGGCAGAAAGCAAGGGAGCTGTATGGTCCCCCCcagcctttgaaaaaaacagacttcGGGTAGTGCACGCTGCAAATCAGGTGTTGAGATAAGCAGCTCTCACATCAGCCTGTCTTGCTTTAGCCCACCATAAA encodes the following:
- the KIAA0930 gene encoding uncharacterized protein KIAA0930 homolog isoform X3; this encodes MASARSGGRAGPRDEEANGDLDRSLQQMLRAIAEERSRAGLRQEISGLGCFKDDRIVFWTWMFSTYFMEKWAPRQDDMLFYVRRKLSYVSGDSTEGKKQVEVEVYRRDSKKLPGLGDPDIDWEESVYLNLILQKLDYVVTCAVCTRSDGGDIHIHKKKSQQVFASPSKHPMDSKGEESKISYPNIFFMIDSFEEVFSDMTVGEGEMVCVELVASDKSNTFQGVIFQGSIRYEALKKVYDNRVSVAAKMAQRMSFGFYKYNNMEFVRMKGPQGKGHAEMAVSRVSTGDTSPYGTEEDSNPESPVHERVTSFSTPPTPERNNRPSFFSPSLKRKVPRNRIAEMKKSHSANDSEEFFRDDDGGDLHNATNLRSRSLSGTGRSLVGSWLKLNRTDENFLLYAHLTYITLPLHRILTDILEVRQKPILMT
- the KIAA0930 gene encoding uncharacterized protein KIAA0930 homolog isoform X2, whose translation is MASARSGGRAGPRDEEANGDLDRSLQQMLRAIAEERSRAGLRQEISGLGCFKDDRIVFWTWMFSTYFMEKWAPRQDDMLFYVRRKLSYVSGDSTEGKKVEVEVYRRDSKKLPGLGDPDIDWEESVYLNLILQKLDYVVTCAVCTRSDGGDIHIHKKKSQQVFASPSKHPMDSKGEESKISYPNIFFMIDSFEEVFSDMTVGEGEMVCVELVASDKSNTFQGVIFQGSIRYEALKKVYDNRVSVAAKMAQRMSFGFYKYNNMEFVRMKGPQGKGHAEMAVSRVSTGDTSPYGTEEDSNPESPVHERVTSFSTPPTPERNNRPSFFSPSLKRKVPRNRIAEMKKSHSANDSEEFFRDDDGGDLHNATNLRSRSLSGTGRSLVGSWLKLNRTDENFLLYAHLTYITLPLHRILTDILEVRQKPILMT
- the KIAA0930 gene encoding uncharacterized protein KIAA0930 homolog isoform X4; this encodes MASARSGGRAGPRDEEANGDLDRSLQQMLRAIAEERSRAGLRQEISGLGCFKDDRIVFWTWMFSTYFMEKWAPRQDDMLFYVRRKLSYVSGDSTEGKKQVEVEVYRRDSKKLPGLGDPDIDWEESVYLNLILQKQVFASPSKHPMDSKGEESKISYPNIFFMIDSFEEVFSDMTVGEGEMVCVELVASDKSNTFQGVIFQGSIRYEALKKVYDNRVSVAAKMAQRMSFGFYKYNNMEFVRMKGPQGKGHAEMAVSRVSTGDTSPYGTEEDSNPESPVHERVTSFSTPPTPERNNRPSFFSPSLKRKVPRNRIAEMKKSHSANDSEEFFRDDDGGDLHNATNLRSRSLSGTGRSLVGSWLKLNRTDENFLLYAHLTYITLPLHRILTDILEVRQKPILMT
- the KIAA0930 gene encoding uncharacterized protein KIAA0930 homolog isoform X1 is translated as MASARSGGRAGPRDEEANGDLDRSLQQMLRAIAEERSRAGLRQEISGLGCFKDDRIVFWTWMFSTYFMEKWAPRQDDMLFYVRRKLSYVSGDSTEGKKQVEVEVYRRDSKKLPGLGDPDIDWEESVYLNLILQKLDYVVTCAVCTRSDGGDIHIHKKKSQQVFASPSKHPMDSKGEESKISYPNIFFMIDSFEEVFSDMTVGEGEMVCVELVASDKSNTFQGVIFQGSIRYEALKKVYDNRVSVAAKMAQRMSFGFYKYNNMEFVRMKGPQGKGHAEMAVSRVSTGDTSPYGTEEDSNPESPVHERVTSFSTPPTPERNNRPSFFSPSLKRKVPRNRIAEMKKSHSANDSEEFFRDDDGGDLHNATNLRSRSLSGTGRSLVGSWLKLNRTDENFLLYAHLTYITLPLHRILTDILEVRQKPILMT